One genomic region from Mycobacterium basiliense encodes:
- a CDS encoding adenylate/guanylate cyclase domain-containing protein, giving the protein MAAKKYGGPRRRCDSSLSLDSVAAVREQTRDLNLHYAHSAARRARVLSIAAWLAVMVSASFVVVQLFTGAWIWPISWINIAAAAVFAIVPMLHRFGELVAPLTFVAAAYISVFASCWGIGTGSGAQLFFLVGACLVVLVLGIEHIVLASGLAALAAGLIITVEFVVPRNTGLEPAWVQSVGFVITTISACVVVVVTVWFALRDTALAEAIMEGQYDRSEALLANMLPVSIAERLKDPGRHVIADKYDEASVLFADIVGFTERASSTAPGDLVRFLDRLYSAFDELVDKHQLEKIKVSGDSYMVVSGVPRPRPDHAQALADFALDMVNAAAGLKDPHGRSVPLRVGLATGPVVAGVVGSRRFFYDVWGDAVNVASRMESTDSVGKIQVPDDIYEHLKADFVLQERGHINVKGKGVMRTWYLIGRKSVEKPSEAHAEEPTTARV; this is encoded by the coding sequence GTGGCGGCGAAGAAGTACGGGGGCCCACGCAGGCGGTGCGACAGCTCGCTCAGCCTGGACTCCGTTGCGGCCGTGCGAGAGCAAACCCGCGACCTGAATTTGCACTACGCACACAGTGCGGCGCGACGGGCCAGGGTGCTCAGCATCGCAGCCTGGCTGGCAGTGATGGTCAGCGCGAGCTTCGTTGTGGTGCAACTTTTTACCGGGGCATGGATCTGGCCCATTTCGTGGATCAACATTGCCGCCGCCGCGGTCTTCGCGATCGTCCCGATGCTGCACCGCTTCGGTGAGCTGGTAGCGCCACTGACTTTTGTGGCCGCGGCCTATATTTCGGTCTTCGCCAGCTGCTGGGGCATCGGCACGGGGTCCGGTGCTCAGCTGTTCTTCCTAGTCGGCGCTTGTCTGGTGGTCCTGGTGCTCGGCATCGAGCACATCGTGCTGGCCAGTGGTCTGGCCGCCCTGGCCGCAGGCTTGATCATCACAGTGGAGTTCGTGGTCCCACGCAACACCGGGTTGGAGCCGGCCTGGGTACAGTCGGTGGGCTTCGTCATCACCACCATTTCTGCCTGCGTCGTGGTGGTGGTGACCGTGTGGTTTGCCCTGCGCGACACCGCGCTGGCCGAAGCGATCATGGAAGGCCAGTACGACCGTTCCGAGGCGCTGCTGGCCAACATGCTCCCAGTGAGCATCGCCGAGCGTCTCAAGGACCCCGGCCGACACGTGATTGCCGACAAGTACGACGAGGCCTCGGTGTTGTTCGCCGACATAGTCGGCTTCACCGAGCGGGCAAGTAGCACCGCGCCGGGTGACCTCGTCCGATTCCTGGACCGCCTTTACAGCGCGTTCGACGAATTGGTGGACAAGCACCAGCTAGAGAAAATCAAGGTCAGCGGTGACTCCTACATGGTCGTCAGCGGTGTGCCGCGGCCTCGGCCCGACCATGCGCAGGCGCTAGCGGACTTTGCGCTCGACATGGTCAACGCCGCCGCCGGACTGAAAGACCCCCACGGTCGTTCGGTGCCCCTGCGGGTTGGCCTGGCCACCGGCCCGGTCGTCGCGGGCGTGGTGGGTTCACGCCGGTTTTTCTATGACGTGTGGGGCGACGCGGTCAACGTCGCATCACGGATGGAGTCCACCGACTCGGTGGGGAAGATCCAGGTGCCCGACGACATCTACGAGCACCTCAAGGCCGACTTTGTTTTGCAGGAACGCGGGCACATCAACGTCAAGGGGAAGGGTGTCATGCGCACCTGGTACCTGATCGGCCGAAAGTCCGTCGAGAAACCCTCTGAGGCGCATGCCGAGGAACCGACCACGGCCCGCGTCTGA
- a CDS encoding HdeD family acid-resistance protein, which translates to MCNTAPMETPPVSGPVPSLLPHLWKSTLVSGILSLILGVLILVWPGISVLVAAVAFGVYLVFTGIAQVMFAFSLHVSAGSRILLFISGAASLILAVLAFRHFGNAVLLLAIWIGIGFIFRGVATTVSAISDPTLPGRGWSIFIGVISLIAGVVVMGAPFESIITLAIVVGIWLVVIGTFEIVSSFGIRKAVDSLRR; encoded by the coding sequence ATGTGTAACACTGCGCCCATGGAAACCCCACCTGTCTCAGGCCCTGTCCCAAGCTTGTTGCCGCATCTGTGGAAGTCGACGCTGGTATCGGGAATCCTGTCGCTGATCCTCGGCGTCCTGATACTGGTCTGGCCGGGAATTTCGGTCCTGGTTGCCGCGGTCGCATTTGGCGTCTACCTGGTATTCACCGGGATTGCGCAGGTTATGTTCGCCTTCAGCCTGCATGTCTCGGCGGGCAGTCGGATCCTGTTGTTCATCAGCGGGGCGGCTTCGCTGATCCTGGCGGTGCTGGCTTTTCGACACTTCGGAAACGCCGTATTGCTGCTGGCCATCTGGATCGGCATCGGGTTCATCTTCCGCGGGGTCGCCACCACCGTTTCGGCTATTAGCGACCCGACGCTGCCCGGCCGCGGATGGTCGATCTTTATCGGGGTGATCAGCCTGATCGCCGGCGTCGTGGTGATGGGCGCACCGTTCGAGTCGATCATTACCCTGGCGATCGTTGTGGGCATCTGGTTGGTGGTGATCGGCACGTTCGAGATCGTGTCGTCGTTCGGCATTCGCAAGGCCGTGGACTCGCTGCGCCGATAG
- the cydB gene encoding cytochrome d ubiquinol oxidase subunit II — MGLQQLWFAVIGMLFLGFLILEGFDFGVGMLMQPFAHFGTGDPEIHRRTVLNTIGPVWDGNEVWLLTAGAGMFAAFPGWYATVFSTLYLPLLAILFGMILRAVAIEWRGKIDDPKWRGWADFGIAAGSWLPAVLWGVAFAVLVRGLPVDAGGHVHASIGDILNAYTLLGGLATAGLFLLYGAVFVALKTAGQIRDDAYRFAVWLSFPVTALVAGFGVWTQLVYGKQWTWAVLGVAVVAQLAAVLLVWSRVSDGWSFVCVALVVAAVVVLVFGVLYPNLVPSTLNERWNLTIYNASSTPYTLKIMTWVTALFAPLTVVYQAWTYWVFRQRISAERIPPPIGLARRPS, encoded by the coding sequence GTGGGACTCCAACAACTGTGGTTCGCTGTCATCGGGATGCTCTTCCTCGGTTTCTTGATCCTCGAGGGTTTTGACTTCGGGGTGGGGATGCTGATGCAGCCGTTCGCCCATTTCGGCACCGGCGATCCCGAGATCCATCGGCGCACGGTGCTGAACACCATCGGCCCGGTGTGGGACGGCAACGAGGTCTGGCTGCTCACGGCCGGCGCCGGAATGTTCGCCGCATTTCCCGGCTGGTATGCGACCGTCTTCTCCACGTTGTACCTGCCGCTGTTGGCCATCCTGTTCGGCATGATCCTGCGCGCTGTGGCGATCGAGTGGCGAGGCAAGATCGACGACCCAAAATGGCGGGGCTGGGCGGATTTCGGTATCGCGGCCGGGTCCTGGCTGCCGGCGGTGTTGTGGGGCGTGGCATTTGCCGTCCTGGTGCGGGGCCTGCCCGTCGACGCCGGCGGTCACGTCCACGCCTCGATCGGCGACATACTCAACGCCTATACCCTGCTGGGCGGGTTGGCCACCGCCGGGCTGTTTCTGCTGTACGGCGCGGTGTTCGTCGCGTTGAAGACCGCCGGCCAGATCCGAGACGACGCGTACCGGTTCGCCGTCTGGTTGTCGTTTCCGGTCACGGCACTGGTTGCCGGATTCGGAGTTTGGACCCAACTGGTCTACGGCAAGCAATGGACCTGGGCGGTGCTAGGGGTCGCGGTGGTGGCTCAATTGGCGGCGGTGCTACTGGTATGGAGCCGGGTGTCCGATGGCTGGTCCTTCGTGTGCGTCGCCCTGGTGGTCGCCGCCGTCGTGGTCCTCGTGTTCGGCGTGCTGTACCCGAACCTGGTGCCGTCGACGCTGAATGAGCGCTGGAACCTGACAATCTACAACGCCTCGTCGACCCCGTACACCTTGAAGATCATGACCTGGGTCACGGCGTTGTTTGCGCCACTGACCGTGGTCTACCAGGCGTGGACGTATTGGGTTTTCCGGCAACGGATCTCCGCTGAACGAATACCTCCGCCGATCGGTCTGGCGAGGCGCCCGTCCTGA
- a CDS encoding cytochrome ubiquinol oxidase subunit I, which yields MNVVDISRWQFGITTVYHFIFVPLTIGLAPLIAIMQTAWVITDNTAWYRLTKFFGKLFLINFAIGVATGIVQEFQFGMNWSEYSKFVGDIFGAPLAMEGLMAFFFESTFLGLWIFGWSRLPRLMHLACIWIVAIAVNVSAFFIISANSFMQHPVGAHYNPATSRAELTSITALLTNNTAIAAFSHTVLGSLLTAGTFVAAVSAWWLVRSKTAPVGPGTRAMYRPATILGCWVVLVATVGLFFTGDHQGKLMFRQQPMKMASAESLCDTQTDPNFSILTVGRQNNCDGLTRVIEVPYVLPFLAEGRMSDVTLQGVRNLQRDYQQRFGPNDYRPNLFVTYWSFRAMIGLLAIPVLFALLALWLTRGGRIPHQRWFAWIALLTIPAPFLANSAGWVFTEMGRQPWIVVPNPTGDQQVRFTVWAAVSDHPPGFVVTSLVTLTLVYALLAIIWCWLLKRYIVEGPQEHDAEPAAPKATDDDEVAPLSFAY from the coding sequence ATGAATGTCGTCGATATTTCGCGTTGGCAGTTCGGTATCACCACCGTCTACCACTTCATCTTCGTTCCGCTCACCATCGGCCTTGCTCCGCTGATCGCCATCATGCAGACGGCATGGGTGATCACCGATAACACCGCCTGGTATCGCCTGACCAAGTTCTTCGGGAAGCTGTTCCTGATCAACTTCGCCATCGGCGTGGCTACCGGAATCGTGCAGGAATTTCAGTTCGGAATGAACTGGAGCGAGTATTCGAAGTTCGTCGGCGATATCTTCGGTGCCCCGCTGGCGATGGAAGGCCTGATGGCTTTCTTCTTCGAATCCACATTCCTCGGACTATGGATCTTCGGCTGGAGCAGGCTGCCCCGGCTGATGCACCTGGCCTGCATCTGGATCGTCGCGATCGCGGTGAACGTGTCCGCGTTCTTCATCATCTCAGCGAATTCGTTCATGCAGCACCCGGTGGGAGCGCACTACAACCCGGCGACCAGCCGCGCCGAGTTGACCAGTATTACCGCGCTGCTTACCAACAACACTGCAATAGCTGCGTTTTCGCACACGGTTCTGGGCTCATTGCTGACCGCGGGGACCTTCGTCGCCGCCGTCAGCGCCTGGTGGCTGGTACGTTCCAAGACCGCCCCCGTCGGGCCCGGCACCCGGGCCATGTATCGCCCGGCGACCATTCTGGGCTGTTGGGTTGTGCTGGTAGCCACGGTCGGGCTGTTCTTCACCGGCGACCATCAGGGCAAGCTGATGTTTCGGCAGCAGCCGATGAAGATGGCTTCGGCGGAGTCGCTCTGCGACACTCAAACCGATCCAAACTTCTCCATCCTGACCGTTGGCCGGCAAAACAACTGCGACGGCCTCACGCGTGTCATCGAGGTGCCCTACGTCCTGCCATTCCTTGCCGAGGGCCGCATGTCCGATGTGACGTTGCAGGGCGTTCGTAATCTGCAGCGGGACTACCAACAACGATTCGGTCCCAATGACTACCGGCCCAACCTGTTCGTCACCTACTGGTCGTTTCGCGCCATGATCGGATTACTCGCGATCCCGGTTCTCTTCGCATTACTTGCCCTGTGGCTGACCCGCGGCGGACGAATTCCCCACCAGCGTTGGTTCGCCTGGATTGCGCTCCTGACCATTCCCGCCCCGTTCTTGGCCAACAGCGCGGGATGGGTGTTTACCGAGATGGGCCGTCAACCCTGGATCGTGGTGCCTAACCCGACCGGTGACCAGCAGGTCCGATTCACCGTCTGGGCGGCGGTATCGGACCATCCCCCCGGCTTCGTAGTCACCTCTTTGGTGACGTTGACGCTGGTCTACGCGCTGCTCGCAATCATCTGGTGCTGGCTGCTCAAGCGCTACATCGTCGAGGGTCCGCAGGAACACGACGCCGAACCGGCCGCACCCAAGGCCACCGACGACGACGAAGTAGCACCGCTGTCGTTCGCCTACTGA